Proteins from a genomic interval of Leptospiraceae bacterium:
- a CDS encoding adenylate/guanylate cyclase domain-containing protein encodes MNEDLLKERLSKIRNKELVSQENLDYVEIWILNSQPIERFQINPYSLVNDHYSLNSVLPIFLHGVSQGAFTLNWQMHCPHCNMVSDSFHTLREAKSISHCKMCDKDYTPDFKDRVEVTFSLTKDIEDLELPPFCAPPPSLNPLLQFELPKGMSMESTIELEKGEYRYFCPITLAKGVLFIDGEITNQIQEMEINQLEVGYDKKEIHLQPGKIHIVGNNPAVPIAGLFLHKNILLDEISIALIKPRLSGITLQHFPLFAKLFGAEVLSGRERLLISSVTILFTDITASTKMYETLGDIKAYNIVRDHFEILLSEIQNKEGIIVKTIGDAVMASFQKNVNAFDAIFTAMKQMKEYNLNKDISESVFLKVGIHKGAAILVNLNDRLDYFGSTVNKAARIQAISKSEQISFSEEVFSDKEVRSILRANGITQVSKSTHNLKGIEGKYSIYQVTL; translated from the coding sequence ATGAACGAAGATTTATTAAAAGAAAGATTATCTAAAATCAGAAACAAAGAATTAGTTTCTCAAGAAAATCTAGATTATGTAGAAATTTGGATTTTAAATTCACAACCAATCGAACGTTTTCAAATCAATCCCTACTCACTGGTTAATGATCATTATTCACTGAATTCCGTATTGCCTATTTTTCTGCATGGAGTATCCCAAGGAGCATTCACGCTAAATTGGCAGATGCATTGTCCACATTGCAATATGGTTTCTGATTCATTTCATACTTTAAGAGAGGCAAAGTCTATTTCCCATTGCAAAATGTGCGACAAAGATTATACACCAGATTTTAAAGATAGAGTGGAGGTGACCTTTTCGTTAACCAAGGATATCGAAGACTTGGAATTACCGCCATTTTGCGCTCCTCCTCCGAGTCTCAATCCATTACTTCAATTTGAATTGCCTAAGGGGATGTCAATGGAGAGTACGATCGAGCTAGAAAAGGGAGAATATCGCTATTTTTGTCCAATTACACTTGCGAAAGGTGTATTATTTATCGATGGCGAAATTACAAATCAGATCCAAGAAATGGAAATAAACCAATTGGAAGTAGGATATGATAAAAAAGAAATCCATTTGCAACCCGGTAAAATTCATATAGTCGGAAATAATCCAGCAGTTCCTATCGCAGGATTATTTTTGCATAAAAATATTTTATTAGATGAAATATCAATCGCTTTGATCAAACCAAGACTAAGCGGAATCACACTGCAACATTTCCCTTTGTTTGCTAAGTTGTTTGGTGCAGAAGTTTTAAGTGGGAGAGAGCGATTATTGATATCCTCTGTTACAATCCTTTTTACTGATATTACTGCCTCAACTAAGATGTATGAAACGTTAGGTGATATAAAAGCGTATAATATAGTACGAGATCATTTTGAAATATTGCTCTCAGAAATTCAAAACAAAGAGGGGATTATTGTAAAAACCATTGGCGATGCAGTAATGGCTTCTTTTCAAAAAAATGTAAATGCTTTTGATGCTATTTTCACTGCAATGAAACAAATGAAAGAATACAATTTAAATAAAGACATTTCGGAATCAGTTTTTTTAAAAGTCGGAATACATAAAGGAGCCGCTATCTTAGTAAACCTAAATGATAGGCTTGACTATTTTGGTTCGACAGTCAATAAAGCAGCGAGAATTCAAGCAATCTCGAAAAGCGAACAAATTTCTTTTTCGGAAGAGGTTTTTTCTGATAAAGAAGTTCGCTCAATCCTTCGGGCAAACGGTATTACGCAAGTATCAAAATCGACTCATAATCTAAAAGGCATCGAAGGTAAGTATTCTATCTATCAAGTTACGCTTTAG
- the dinB gene encoding DNA polymerase IV, with protein sequence MRIRKIIHIDMDAFYASVEQRDFPEYRGKPVVVGGNPNSRSVVSTASYEARKFGIHSAMPTSKAKRLCPHGIFVYPRFSVYKEVSRQVNKIFHEFTDLVEPLSLDEAYLDVTENKKGITSATQVAKLIKQRIFEVTKLSSSAGVAAIKFIAKIASGMNKPNGLTVITPEEAEKFLEELAIGKFYGIGEATEKKMLSLGIKTGKNLKEFTQSELIRHFGKSGSFYFNIVRGLDFREVEPYRSRKSIGAENTFSVDILELSAIHAELEDIADVLWDRVERLDSKGKTLTLKVKYEDFESITRSISFKNYIDSKEFILKFGKELLSNTQAGKRKVRLLGLSVSNLFSEDDIEINQLKFSF encoded by the coding sequence ATGCGAATTAGAAAAATAATCCATATCGATATGGATGCATTCTATGCAAGTGTAGAACAGAGAGATTTTCCCGAATACAGAGGCAAACCAGTAGTTGTCGGTGGAAATCCTAATAGCCGATCTGTTGTATCAACTGCTAGTTATGAAGCACGTAAGTTTGGGATTCATTCCGCCATGCCTACTTCAAAAGCAAAACGCCTCTGCCCACATGGCATTTTTGTTTATCCCCGATTTTCTGTTTATAAAGAAGTTTCCCGACAAGTAAATAAAATTTTCCATGAATTTACTGATTTAGTCGAACCACTTTCTTTAGACGAAGCTTACTTAGATGTAACGGAAAACAAAAAAGGTATAACAAGCGCTACACAAGTTGCCAAACTAATCAAACAAAGAATTTTTGAAGTAACAAAGCTAAGTTCTTCCGCAGGTGTAGCCGCAATTAAATTCATTGCCAAAATTGCTTCCGGTATGAATAAACCGAACGGGTTAACTGTGATTACTCCCGAAGAGGCAGAAAAATTTTTAGAAGAATTAGCGATTGGAAAATTTTATGGAATAGGGGAAGCTACTGAAAAAAAAATGCTCTCCCTAGGAATTAAAACTGGCAAAAATTTAAAAGAATTTACTCAGAGTGAATTGATTCGGCATTTTGGAAAATCAGGTTCTTTTTATTTTAATATTGTAAGAGGATTGGATTTTAGAGAAGTAGAACCCTACCGATCTCGGAAGTCTATTGGTGCAGAAAATACTTTTTCTGTGGATATATTAGAATTATCCGCTATTCATGCCGAACTGGAAGATATCGCAGACGTACTTTGGGATCGAGTAGAACGCCTAGACTCTAAGGGAAAAACTCTAACTCTCAAAGTAAAATATGAAGATTTTGAATCAATTACTCGTAGTATTAGCTTTAAAAACTACATCGACTCCAAAGAATTCATCCTAAAATTCGGAAAAGAGTTACTTTCAAATACGCAAGCAGGAAAACGAAAAGTTCGACTTTTAGGTTTAAGTGTTTCAAATCTTTTTTCGGAAGATGATATTGAAATAAATCAACTCAAATTTTCTTTCTAA
- a CDS encoding M48 family metallopeptidase, with protein MRYLNIFNLFLFVSLVSSCATSPTGRSRIILIKDPEMNKMGEEAFTELKTKTPIETGARENTYVKCIANAILKEIEDDTGVAAWEVVVFRENSANAFALPGGKIGVHTGILPVAKTSGQLAAVMGHEVAHVLARHGAERMSDGQIMNKGMGAIGAATKNNKAVMGAVGAGANIGFMLPFSRKHESEADILGLEYMAKAGFDPKESIELWKNMSAMGGSKPMEIMSTHPSDETRMKQLNEKIPDANKLYEEAKAKGKNPGCRL; from the coding sequence ATGAGATACCTTAATATATTTAATTTATTTTTATTCGTTAGTTTGGTTTCTTCTTGTGCGACATCCCCAACAGGAAGAAGTAGAATCATTTTAATCAAAGATCCCGAGATGAACAAAATGGGAGAAGAAGCATTCACTGAACTTAAAACAAAAACTCCGATTGAAACAGGAGCAAGAGAAAATACATACGTAAAATGTATTGCGAATGCAATCCTAAAAGAAATCGAAGATGATACAGGTGTAGCAGCTTGGGAAGTTGTTGTTTTTCGAGAAAACTCGGCTAACGCATTTGCACTACCCGGTGGAAAAATAGGCGTTCATACTGGAATTTTGCCGGTAGCTAAGACTAGCGGACAATTAGCCGCTGTAATGGGACATGAAGTAGCTCACGTTCTTGCACGCCACGGCGCAGAAAGAATGTCAGACGGTCAAATTATGAACAAAGGAATGGGCGCAATCGGTGCGGCTACGAAAAATAACAAAGCTGTTATGGGTGCGGTAGGTGCAGGGGCTAATATCGGTTTTATGCTTCCATTTTCTCGTAAACATGAAAGTGAAGCCGATATACTCGGTCTTGAATATATGGCAAAAGCAGGATTTGACCCGAAAGAAAGTATTGAACTTTGGAAAAATATGAGTGCTATGGGTGGATCTAAACCAATGGAGATAATGTCGACTCACCCCTCCGATGAAACTCGTATGAAACAACTCAACGAAAAAATTCCCGACGCGAATAAACTTTACGAAGAAGCAAAAGCAAAAGGAAAAAATCCAGGCTGTCGTTTATAA
- the thrS gene encoding threonine--tRNA ligase — protein sequence MSQIQITLPDGNIKEVEKGTLVSDFVSKMSISLAKAALAAKVDGVEVDLSYPLEKNSRIEILTYATKEGKEVFHHSSAHLLGMAVQRLWPDALLTVGPVVESGPGFFYYDIDFPSVTITPEDLVKIEKEMEKIVKDNLPVKRTVLTKDEAIKKFTEMGEKYKIELISGFDSDTVSLYGQGEWFDLCRGPHVPNTGLLKAFKLTAISGAYWKANKDNAMLQRIYGVSFPSKKELDEYLFMIEEAKKRDHRKLGKEMDLFSFQDDAPGFPFWHPKGTIVWNNLANFIRSECTKRGYHEIKTPAILNSDLWKRSGHWDNFKENMYFTEIDEQEFAVKPMNCPGCSLIYKYHMHSYKELPIRYAELGTVHRHELSGVLHGLFRVRAFTQDDAHIYAPLDKLESEVIDLIDFTFSVYKKFGFTEFKTFIATRPEKSQGRDEDWEEATSSLINALKIKDIPFGVKEGEGAFYGPKIEFNIKDSLGRMWQCGTIQIDFSMPERFELDYTGSDGKKKRPVMIHRAIYGSLERFIGILIEHFEGKFPFWISPNQIRILTVAEPHNAYATELNQMFLTKGFRSEIDIRSEKIGFKIRDSILKKANFILILGDKEVESRSVSVRKMGEENTTTYPLEDFIVMIEKEKDL from the coding sequence ATGAGCCAAATACAAATTACATTACCAGACGGAAATATTAAAGAAGTAGAAAAAGGAACTCTTGTTTCTGACTTTGTTTCTAAAATGAGCATTTCATTAGCTAAGGCTGCCCTTGCAGCGAAGGTAGATGGAGTAGAGGTAGATTTATCTTATCCTCTAGAGAAAAATTCTCGAATAGAAATTCTTACCTATGCAACTAAAGAAGGTAAGGAAGTATTTCATCATTCCTCGGCTCATTTACTAGGGATGGCAGTGCAACGTCTTTGGCCTGACGCATTATTGACTGTGGGTCCGGTAGTGGAATCTGGTCCTGGATTTTTTTATTATGATATTGATTTTCCTTCCGTGACAATTACACCAGAAGACTTAGTAAAGATTGAAAAAGAAATGGAGAAAATTGTAAAAGATAATCTTCCCGTTAAACGCACGGTTCTTACAAAAGACGAAGCAATTAAAAAATTCACCGAGATGGGTGAAAAATATAAAATTGAACTTATCTCTGGATTTGACTCTGATACAGTATCATTATATGGACAAGGCGAATGGTTTGACCTTTGCCGTGGCCCGCATGTGCCTAATACTGGTTTGCTCAAAGCATTTAAACTAACGGCTATCTCAGGCGCGTATTGGAAGGCTAACAAGGATAACGCGATGCTCCAAAGAATCTACGGAGTTTCTTTTCCTTCCAAAAAAGAATTAGACGAATATTTATTTATGATCGAAGAAGCAAAAAAAAGAGATCATAGAAAACTCGGAAAGGAAATGGATTTATTTTCCTTCCAAGACGATGCGCCCGGATTTCCATTCTGGCATCCAAAAGGAACAATTGTATGGAATAATCTAGCCAACTTCATTCGCTCCGAATGTACAAAACGCGGGTATCATGAAATCAAAACTCCAGCGATTTTAAATTCAGATCTTTGGAAACGAAGTGGTCACTGGGATAATTTCAAAGAGAATATGTATTTTACCGAGATCGACGAACAAGAGTTTGCCGTCAAACCAATGAATTGCCCGGGTTGCTCTTTGATCTACAAATACCATATGCATTCCTATAAAGAACTTCCTATACGATATGCGGAATTAGGAACTGTTCACCGTCACGAATTAAGTGGAGTATTACACGGATTATTTCGAGTAAGAGCGTTTACTCAAGATGATGCGCATATCTACGCTCCGTTAGACAAATTAGAATCGGAAGTAATTGACTTAATTGATTTTACTTTTTCCGTTTACAAAAAATTTGGATTCACTGAATTCAAAACATTTATCGCAACCCGTCCAGAAAAATCGCAAGGTCGTGACGAAGATTGGGAAGAGGCAACTAGTTCTTTAATTAATGCTTTAAAAATAAAAGATATTCCTTTTGGAGTTAAGGAAGGAGAAGGTGCATTTTACGGACCTAAGATTGAATTTAACATCAAAGACAGTCTTGGACGTATGTGGCAATGTGGAACAATTCAAATTGATTTTTCAATGCCAGAAAGATTTGAACTAGACTACACAGGAAGTGATGGAAAGAAAAAACGTCCAGTAATGATCCACCGTGCAATTTACGGATCACTCGAACGATTCATTGGAATCCTAATCGAACACTTCGAAGGTAAATTCCCTTTTTGGATATCGCCTAATCAAATACGAATTCTTACTGTAGCTGAGCCGCATAACGCTTACGCAACCGAACTCAATCAAATGTTTCTAACAAAAGGGTTTCGCTCTGAAATAGATATCAGATCTGAGAAAATTGGCTTCAAAATTCGCGATTCCATATTAAAGAAAGCAAACTTTATTTTAATTTTAGGTGATAAAGAAGTTGAAAGTCGCTCTGTATCCGTTCGGAAAATGGGAGAAGAGAATACTACTACTTATCCGCTAGAAGATTTTATTGTAATGATAGAAAAAGAAAAGGACTTATAG
- a CDS encoding class I SAM-dependent methyltransferase, which produces MNQTCYLCSSTENYPVFNENGILIVKCKSCGHVFSTYEQAEHYDGYWGEGNEEYDLDWWDHAHRSIYNEFITNFIQKDSGTLLDVGCGLGFFVKMVQEKKPNWKTLGFEMSEPAVKFAKEKNGLTTIYPGMVQSSGIGKGSVDIITLWDVIEHIPKPQPLLEYLFSILKPGGILFLQTPNVPIQLIKAKLKVALKGMKPDVHYLEAKDHINDYSRKTLSMLGKQTGFESTEYYVLTPILSFAGSKSSFGKLGKMLFYYVTKFIWIASFKTIMINNTLFAIMKK; this is translated from the coding sequence ATGAATCAAACTTGTTATCTATGCTCTAGTACCGAAAATTATCCTGTATTCAATGAGAACGGGATACTCATTGTTAAATGTAAATCTTGTGGTCATGTATTTTCTACTTATGAACAAGCTGAACATTACGACGGGTACTGGGGAGAGGGAAATGAGGAATACGATTTGGATTGGTGGGATCATGCACATCGTTCAATTTACAATGAGTTCATCACTAATTTTATACAAAAAGATTCTGGCACTCTTTTAGATGTCGGTTGTGGACTTGGATTTTTTGTAAAGATGGTACAAGAAAAAAAACCAAATTGGAAAACGCTTGGATTTGAAATGTCTGAGCCAGCTGTAAAGTTTGCAAAAGAAAAAAACGGACTAACAACAATTTACCCCGGAATGGTACAATCAAGTGGAATAGGTAAAGGCTCTGTAGACATTATCACTTTGTGGGATGTAATTGAGCATATTCCGAAACCACAACCACTCTTAGAGTATCTGTTTTCTATTTTAAAACCGGGTGGAATATTATTTTTACAAACACCGAACGTTCCGATTCAACTTATAAAAGCAAAACTCAAAGTTGCATTAAAAGGAATGAAACCAGACGTACATTACCTTGAAGCAAAAGACCATATCAATGACTACTCCCGCAAAACACTTTCGATGCTTGGAAAACAAACTGGATTTGAGTCTACAGAATATTATGTGCTAACACCAATCCTTTCTTTTGCTGGAAGTAAAAGTAGTTTTGGGAAATTAGGAAAAATGCTTTTTTATTATGTAACAAAATTCATTTGGATCGCAAGTTTCAAAACAATTATGATAAATAATACACTATTTGCAATTATGAAAAAATAA
- a CDS encoding SRPBCC family protein: MAKKIVFVLIGLVALLLLIPAFMKPEFRIERSIEIAKPAEVVFPYIADFTKWKDWSHWSNTDPEQKLIITGTPGEIGHRMEWDGKINGKGNQTVTNIVSNQSVASNLIFTEPNTMESIATLELKSIPNGTKVTWSNEGKLDYPIGRLFGPFLDGMVGPDFEKGLTNLKNLAER; encoded by the coding sequence ATGGCTAAGAAAATTGTTTTTGTCCTTATAGGACTGGTGGCGCTGCTATTACTTATTCCGGCCTTTATGAAGCCAGAGTTTCGTATCGAACGGTCGATCGAAATTGCAAAACCCGCGGAAGTTGTTTTTCCCTATATTGCCGACTTTACAAAGTGGAAGGATTGGAGTCATTGGTCAAATACTGATCCCGAACAAAAGTTAATCATCACTGGAACACCAGGAGAAATTGGGCATAGGATGGAATGGGATGGTAAAATTAATGGAAAAGGAAACCAGACTGTTACAAATATTGTATCAAACCAGTCTGTTGCATCAAACCTTATTTTTACGGAACCAAATACAATGGAATCGATTGCAACGTTAGAACTTAAATCCATTCCCAATGGAACTAAAGTAACTTGGTCAAATGAGGGTAAACTTGATTATCCGATTGGAAGACTTTTTGGTCCTTTCTTAGACGGGATGGTTGGACCTGACTTTGAAAAAGGTCTTACTAATCTTAAAAATTTAGCCGAGAGATAA
- a CDS encoding DUF1564 family protein has protein sequence MIYFQNKNTFIRKNIHLEENSTSTLLIPDFLYNDFRLKTKKFKSNTAGYLHSLLRRFRPVTHSGMIPEPEKLKTSYQERYLNLKKVNFTPKNEDWIELGELALAFGKSRCWLFVFLLKLDLVNMWRTLVEAGLNKIVPMIPNLDMGVFLLLERTSFNFARGYHIKV, from the coding sequence ATGATATACTTTCAAAATAAAAATACGTTCATTAGAAAAAATATTCACCTAGAAGAGAACAGCACCTCAACTCTCCTGATTCCCGATTTTTTATACAACGATTTTCGACTAAAAACAAAAAAGTTTAAAAGTAATACCGCAGGATACCTTCATAGCCTCCTTCGGCGGTTTCGTCCTGTTACCCACTCTGGCATGATTCCCGAACCGGAGAAATTGAAAACTTCATACCAAGAACGATATCTGAACTTGAAAAAGGTTAACTTTACTCCTAAAAATGAAGACTGGATTGAACTTGGGGAACTGGCTCTCGCTTTTGGGAAATCTCGTTGCTGGTTGTTTGTCTTTTTACTGAAACTAGACCTCGTGAATATGTGGCGCACTCTCGTAGAAGCTGGGTTGAACAAAATAGTTCCTATGATCCCCAACTTAGATATGGGGGTTTTTCTACTACTAGAAAGGACTTCGTTTAACTTTGCACGCGGGTATCATATCAAAGTATAG
- a CDS encoding ATP-binding protein has translation MRYLFESIIKDTREKMIILSGARQCGKTTLTRELAGKDGVYLSWDIRKDQKIIRDIAWPKSASLVVLDELHKYPKWKNFLKGIADEFKNKPPILVTSSARLDSFRKQGDALAGRFFHYRLHPIDLIEANSFLPKLSPSEHLDRLLETGGFPEAFLNPENSERLRNNRFDLVLQEDLRDLSKSNSLRGMQLLIELLRERVGQLINFSNLAKDISVSSVTVKSWIELLERLYLVFIVMPYSKGFNRSIRKEFKVYFYDCASAYEPAQKLENVVASTILKTCNWRQDKTGVNWGLYFFRDREKREVNFIVTKGKSVVSAFEVNTSNDTLSPNLKYFEERVKNIEAIQLVKNIDRPKEISGIKIMELTKGILDWAGVIH, from the coding sequence ATGAGATATTTATTTGAAAGTATAATAAAAGATACAAGAGAGAAAATGATTATTCTTTCTGGGGCGAGGCAATGCGGTAAAACAACTCTCACTCGAGAATTAGCAGGCAAGGACGGAGTTTATTTAAGCTGGGATATTCGAAAAGACCAGAAGATCATTCGCGACATTGCATGGCCAAAGTCAGCTTCTCTTGTTGTGTTAGATGAACTTCATAAATATCCCAAGTGGAAAAATTTCCTCAAAGGAATCGCAGACGAATTCAAAAACAAACCCCCCATTCTAGTAACAAGTAGTGCAAGATTAGATTCATTTCGAAAACAAGGAGATGCATTGGCCGGCCGTTTTTTTCATTACCGGTTACACCCGATTGATTTAATTGAGGCTAATAGCTTTTTGCCTAAACTAAGTCCGTCTGAGCATTTAGATAGATTATTAGAGACAGGTGGATTTCCAGAAGCATTTTTAAATCCAGAAAATTCTGAAAGACTTAGAAACAACCGATTTGATTTAGTATTACAAGAAGATCTGCGCGACTTAAGTAAATCCAATTCTCTTCGAGGAATGCAACTACTAATCGAATTATTACGCGAACGTGTAGGTCAGCTGATTAATTTTTCAAATCTAGCTAAAGACATTTCCGTTTCCTCTGTGACTGTAAAATCTTGGATAGAACTTCTAGAGAGATTATACTTAGTTTTTATCGTTATGCCTTACTCAAAGGGGTTTAACAGAAGTATCCGCAAAGAATTTAAAGTCTACTTTTATGATTGTGCATCAGCTTACGAACCTGCACAAAAACTTGAAAATGTTGTAGCGTCTACCATTTTAAAAACCTGCAACTGGAGACAAGATAAAACAGGCGTAAACTGGGGACTTTATTTTTTCAGAGATAGAGAAAAAAGAGAAGTTAATTTTATTGTAACAAAAGGAAAATCAGTAGTATCCGCATTCGAAGTAAACACCTCAAACGATACTCTTAGTCCTAACTTAAAATATTTCGAAGAAAGAGTGAAAAATATTGAAGCAATTCAACTCGTAAAAAATATAGATCGGCCAAAAGAAATTTCTGGGATTAAAATCATGGAATTAACAAAAGGAATTTTGGATTGGGCAGGAGTAATTCATTAA
- a CDS encoding bifunctional riboflavin kinase/FAD synthetase: protein MKVFSNISEIEKEIEGGSVITLGNFDGIHLGHLSLIKRLKEVSKIKNLPSILVTYFPNPAIVLGKNKSLKTVYSEEIKKEIIETFSIDMLLTIPFTQEFSGMHAYEFTKSILVDRLKAHHIIIGFNHFFGKGRQGDFVFLQSHAEEFDYSVEKIDQVYAKDEPVSSSKIRTLIQSGDVTKAKELLTRPVIIRGKVVEGHKRGRQIGFPTANIQLSGDSLIPSQGVYAVYILLGGVKHKAMLNIGNNPTFGNQNQSIEAHIFDFQSDIYGKIIDCWFIERIRDEKKFNGIEELKQQLSEDANTCKSLL from the coding sequence TTGAAAGTATTTAGCAATATTTCGGAAATTGAAAAAGAGATAGAAGGCGGTTCGGTAATAACGCTTGGAAATTTTGATGGAATTCATCTAGGGCACTTGTCATTGATAAAAAGGCTTAAAGAAGTTTCCAAAATCAAAAATCTTCCTTCCATTTTAGTTACCTATTTTCCTAACCCTGCTATAGTACTTGGGAAAAACAAATCTCTAAAAACTGTATACAGCGAAGAAATCAAAAAGGAAATCATTGAAACTTTTTCAATTGATATGCTTCTCACAATTCCATTTACGCAGGAATTTTCCGGGATGCACGCTTATGAATTCACCAAAAGTATTTTGGTGGATAGATTAAAAGCACATCACATTATTATTGGTTTCAATCATTTTTTCGGAAAAGGCAGACAGGGTGACTTTGTATTTTTACAATCACATGCCGAAGAATTTGATTATAGTGTAGAAAAAATAGATCAAGTATACGCTAAGGATGAGCCAGTGTCTAGTTCTAAAATAAGAACTTTAATTCAGAGTGGTGACGTGACTAAAGCCAAAGAATTATTAACCCGTCCTGTTATAATTCGAGGTAAAGTAGTAGAGGGACATAAACGAGGTCGCCAGATTGGTTTCCCTACCGCCAACATCCAATTATCCGGTGATAGTTTAATTCCTTCCCAAGGTGTATATGCGGTTTATATCTTATTAGGCGGAGTTAAACACAAAGCGATGCTTAATATCGGTAACAATCCTACATTTGGAAATCAAAATCAATCAATCGAGGCTCATATCTTTGATTTTCAATCGGACATATATGGAAAAATTATCGATTGTTGGTTTATAGAACGTATCCGCGACGAAAAAAAATTCAACGGTATAGAAGAACTCAAACAACAACTTTCGGAAGATGCAAATACTTGTAAATCATTGCTGTAA